From one Suricata suricatta isolate VVHF042 chromosome 8, meerkat_22Aug2017_6uvM2_HiC, whole genome shotgun sequence genomic stretch:
- the BSND gene encoding barttin yields the protein MADEKTFRIGFIVLGLFLLALGTFLMSHDRPQVYGTFYAMGCVMVIGGVVWSMCQCYPKITFIPADSDFQGILSPKALGLLENGLAAEKKSLQPPYVRLWEEAAYDQSLPDFSHIQMKVMGYREDPRPLLAPEQGQPQLGASAGEEGGPCEAQAWTEAAVVIHRGSEEDGGERSSTESRPGLQACPQRSAPLASFQDDLDVDSSEGGSPNLSPPDGDESPGPPGEPWAHKQQLDRFRDFALIDAPTSEDAPPEQQWPPCWQPSQRTREEEEKASDRGTKEPEQEEEDLYYGLPDSPGDPFPDKELGFEPDAQG from the exons ATGGCTGATGAGAAGACCTTCCGCATCGGCTTCATCGTGCTGGGGCTCTTCCTGCTGGCCCTCGGCACGTTCCTCATGAGCCACGACCGGCCCCAGGTCTACGGCACCTTCTACGCCATGGGCTGTGTCATGGTGATCGGGGGCGTCGTCTGGAGCATGTGCCAGTGCTACCCCAAG ATCACCTTCATACCCGCTGACTCGGACTTCCAAGGCATCCTGTCCCCAAAGGCGCTGGGCCTACTGGAGAATGGGCTTGCCGCCGAGAAGAAGAG cctccagcccccgtACGTCAGGCTGTGGGAGGAAGCTGCCTACGACCAGAGCCTGCCCGACTTCAGCCACATCCAGATGAAGGTCATGGGCTACCGCGAGGACCCCCGGCCCCTGCTGGCCCCCGAGCAGGGACAGCCGCAGCTGGGAGCCAGTGCTGGAGAAGAAGGTGGCCCTTGTGAAGCTCAGGCCTGGACGGAGGCTGCGGTGGTCATCCACAGGGGCTCAGAGGAGGACGGGGGAGAAAGAAGCTCGACTGAGAGCAGGCCTGG CCTGCAGGCCTGTCCCCAGAGGTCTGCACCCTTGGCATCCTTCCAAGATGACCTGGATGTGGACTCCAGCGAGGGTGGCAGCCCCAACCTGTCTCCACCTGATGGTGACGAATCTCCTGGGCCGCCTGGGGAGCCCTGGGCCCACAAGCAGCAGCTGGACCGCTTCCGGGACTTTGCCCTGATCGATGCCCCCACGTCAGAGGACGCACCTCCAGAGCAGCAGTGGCCCCCCTGTTGGCAGCCGTCCCAAAGGacgagggaggaagaagagaaggcttCAGACAGAGGCACAAAGGAgccagagcaggaagaggaggacttGTACTATGGGCTGCCGGACAGCCCTGGGGACCCCTTTCCGGACAAGGAACTGGGCTTTGAGCCCGACGCCCAGGGCTGA